AGCATTTCGGCACCACGCCGAGGCGAAGCCGACGGCCCCCACCGGGCAGAAACAACCCCATTGGTTTTAAGCAGACCATTCCGGCGAGCGCACGGCGCGAGGCGGGAAATATGACTGCTGTGTCACGAGTGCGGAATGTGCGAGGGGACAGATTCCAGATGTACCACTACCGCGACTGCGCGGGGGCTCTGCTTATGAGCTGGCGGTGTGAAGCGGCTTCCTTTGCCTACTTTCTTTGCCGCGGCAAAGAAAGTAGGTGCCGCCCCGCACAGGGGCGACGCTAATAGACCACTAAGAAATCAAGGAAAGGCCAACACCTAAAAGAACACATCCCCAAAAAGCCCACGGCAACACCAAATCCCATTATCTGAATCAAACACTCACATATTGGAGCTTTCTCAAAAACCGCCCTACAATCCAACCCAACACGCGAAAAGCGCCGCATCGGCAAGGGAACTCATCCGCCGCCAGGCGCCGAAAAGCAACAGCAAAAAAACCGGAGACAAGCCCAACCATGCCTAAAACCCAAAGGCATCGCCGCCGCGCGAGCAACACCGCGAGCGACACCGCGAACAATCAAGGCCCACTCTCCGGCCCCGCGCTGTAAGCGCAAAAAAACCATCGAAAAGCGAATCGCCATGAACAAAGCGATGCCTACTCGCGCAGCGAGCGAATCCGAAGCCGACCTGTCGCCGCCCGTCGACCACGCGACTAGCGCCACGCCGCCGCTTCCGTCGGCGCCCGCCGCCAAAGCAGCGCGCGCGAACGCCAGCCTCCACCCGGCCCCGGTGGACGGAATCGCACTGCCCAGCACGCTGCTCGACATCACCCCGCAGCAAGCCGGCACGCAAACCCTCCTGCGCGGCCTGGCGATTCTCGAAGCGGCAGCAGCAGGCGTCCGCGACCTCCGCACCTTCGGCGCCGCGCTCGGCACGACCCGCAGCACCACGCATCGTCTGGTGAGCAGCCTCGTGCAAGCCCGCTACCTGCGCCAGGTGCAAGGCGGCTACCTGCTCGGCCCGAAGCTGATCGAACTCGGCACGATCGCGCTCGAACAGATGCCGCTCACCGCGGTCGCCCGTCAGCACCTCGAATCGCTCGCGGAACAAACGCTCGACACGATCCACCTCGGCGTGCGCGACGGCGACGACGTCCTGTACATCGACAAAATCCCCGGCACTCGCGGGCTCGAAATGCGTTCGCGTGTGGGTCACCGCATGCCGCTGGCGTCGACCGGAATCGGCAAGGCCATGATGCTCGACCTCACGCCGGACGTCTGGCAGTCGCTCTTCGACGCATCGCGCCGCGCGCTCGCCAGCGTCAGCTTCAAGCCGGACAACCGTCCCGACGCGCAGACCTTCATGCAGCGCATGACCAACTACGCGGCCGGCGGCTACACCTTCGACCTCGAAGAAAACGAAGCGTCGATCCGCTGCGTCGCGGCTCCCGTGCGCGATGCGTCGGGCGCGGTGGTGGCGGCGCTGTCGGTGGCGAGCACGATTCCATACATGTCGCTCGAACGCATGGACGAACTGATTCCGGTCGTGCAGCGCGAAGCGCGCGCGATCTCGGAAGAACTCGGCTGGCGCACCCCGCAACCGGCAACCCGCAGGATCAAGCGATGAAGCGAGCGGGTTCTCCCACCCCGGCAGCCAGCCACGCCACAGCCGTTGCGGTCGACGCCAGCCACGAGCACGCCGCGCTGATCGCGCTCGACTGGGGCACCACCTCGCTGCGCGCCTATCTGTATGACGCGTCCGGCAATGTGCTGGCGACGCGCGCATCGACGGCCGGCATCATGAATCTGCCGCGCAGCGCCGAGCAGGGCGGCTTCGACGCGGCCTTCGACGACGCCTGCGGCGCCTGGCTCGAACACGCGCCCGCCGCGCCGGTGATCGCGGCAGGCATGGTCGGCAGCGCGCAAGGCTGGCTGGAAGCGCCCTATGTGGACACGCCGGCGAGCGCCGATGCGCTGGTGGCCGGCATCGTCCGCGTCAAGGCGGCGTGCGGCGTGATGCTGCATATCGTGCCGGGCGTCCTGCAACGCGGCGAACTGCCCAACGTGATGCGCGGCGAGGAAACGCAAATCTTCGGCGCGCTTGCCGAGGATTCGAACGCGGCCACGGCGTCGAACGCGGCTCATGCCACGAGTAACGCGCGCGCTGCCGGCAGCACGGATTCGACGGCCGTAACCGCCGACAGCGGCAAGCGCTCCCTGATCGGTCTGCCCGGCACCCACGCGAAATGGGCGGTGGTCCAGGCGGACCGCATCGAACGTTTCCACACCTTCATGACCGGCGAGGTGTTCGCGGCATTGCGCGAACACACCATCCTCGGCCGCACGATGCTCACGCCGGATCGTCCGGACACCGTCGCGTTCCTGCATGGCGTGAACATCGCCCGGGAAAAAGGCCAGGCGGGTGTGCTCGCGACCGTATTCAGCTCGCGCACGCTCGGCCTCACCGGACAACTTTCACGCGAACAACAACCCGACTATCTGTCGGGATTGCTGATCGGCCACGAACTCGCCGGTCTCGACGCCGTGCTCGCTCAACAACGGAGCGCGCTCGCCGGACAAAGCCTGCGCCTGATTGGCAACGAAGCGCTGTGCGAGCGCTACCGCATCGCGTTGGCGCAATTCGGCTGCACCCAGGCGGAACTGGTCAAGCACGCCACCGAGCGCGGTCTGTGGCGTGTCGCTTCTCAGGCGGGGCTCGTCAAACCGGCCACCCACACTGCACGCGCCGGATAACCGGCAGCGCCGCCGTCCACGAAACAAGGAACCGACATGCAACCTCACATCAATCTGCCCGCGCCGTACATGCCGCACGCGGGTTTGATCGCGGCGTTCGAGGCGTGTCCGCTGATCGCGATCATGCGCGGCGTGACGCCCGCCGATGCCGCCGAGCACGGCCAGGCGCTCTACGAAGCGGGCTTCCGGATCGTCGAAGTGCCGCTGAATTCGCCGCAGCCATTCGACAGCATCGCCGCGATCCGCAAGGTGTTGCCGGCCGATGCGATCGTCGGCGCGGGCACGGTGCTGCATCCGAGTTTCGTCAGCGACGTGAAGTCGGCGGGTGGCGAGTTGATCGTCATGCCGCATAGCGATCCGGAAGTTGTCAGCGCCGCGAAAGCGCAAGGCATGGCCTGCGCGCCGGGCGTCGCTACGCCCACGGAAGCATTCATCGCGCTGAAGAACGGCGCGGACGTGCTGAAGATGTTCCCCGCCGAACAGCTCGGCTGCCAGGTCGTGAAGGCATGGCGCGCGGTGATCGCGGCGCAAGTGCCGCTGGTGCCGGTCGGCGGCATCACGCCAGACAACATGGGCCCGTTCCTCAGCGCGGGCGCGAACGGCTTCGGTCTTGGCTCGGCGCTGTACAAGCCGGGTCAAAGCGCGGCCGTGACCGCATCGCACGCGAAGGCGTTCATCAACGGTTTGCGCATCGCCCGCGCGGGTGTCAAGAAATGAAACGGCTCGCCGGTAAAGTCGCCTTGGTCACCGGCGCCGGTCGCGGCATCGGCTCGGCGATCGCGCATGCGTTCGCGCGCGAGGGCGCGGCAGTCGTGCTGGCCGAACTGGATCTCGACACCGCGCAGCAGACGGCGGAACACATCAAGGCGCAGACCGGCGCGCGCGTGCTCGCGGTGCACACGGACGTGACGCAAGCGGCGTCGGTTCAGCACGCGGTGAGCGAAGCCGAACGCGCATTCGGCGCGCTCGACGTGCTGGTGAACAACGCCGGCATCAACGTGTTCTGCGACCCGCTCACCATGACCGACGGCGACTGGCGCCGCTGCTTCGCGGTCGATCTCGACGGCGTGTGGAACGGTTGCCGCGCGGCGTTGCCGGGCATGGTCGAACGCGGCGCGGGCAGTATTGTGAATATCGCGTCGACACATTCGTTCAAGATCATTCCGGGCTGCTTTCCGTACCCGGTGGCCAAGCACGGTGTGATCGGCCTGACGCGCGCGCTCGGCATCGAATACGCGCCGCGCAATGTGCGCGTCAACGCGATCGCGCCGGGTTACATCGAAACGCAATTGACGCATGACTGGTGGAACGAACAGGCCGATCCGGCAGCGGCGCAGCAGGCCACACTGGATTTGCAGCCGATGAAACGCATTGGCCGCCCGGAAGAAGTGGCGATGACGGCGGTGTTTCTCGCCTCGGACGAAGCGCCGTTCATCAACGCCACTTGCATCACGGTGGATGGCGGGCGCTCGGCGCTGTATCACGACTGATTTTTACAGGACTCAGATTGCGCAGGGGCGCAAAGAGTACACCGGACGACGCGCTGGCCGCGTGTGTCATACCCGGTACAAGAAGACGCGGCCGATACCTTCTCGTTATCAATTAGTCAGGAGACACGCATCATGAAACGTAGAATTTTCCTCACGCTGGCAGCAGCGGCGACGGGTGTGCTCTTCAACGCACCGGTCGCACAAGCCGCCGATCCGGTGAAGATCGGCTTCCTCGTGAAGCAGCCGGAAGAACCGTGGTTCCAGGACGAGTGGAAGTTCGCCGAAATCGCCGCCAAGGAAAAGGGCTTCACGCTGGTGAAGATCGGCGCGCCGTCGGGCGAGAAGGTGATGAGCGCAATCGACAACCTGTCGGCGCAAAAGGCGCAAGGCTTCGTGATCTGCACGCCTGACGTCAAGCTCGGACCGGGCATCGTCGCGAAGGCGAAGGCCGACGGCCTGAAGATGATGACGGTGGACGATCGTCTGGTGGACGGCGCGGGCAAGCCGATCGCATCGGTGCCGCATATGGGCATCTCGGCGTACAACATCGGCAAGCAGGTCGGCGACGGCCTGGCCGCGGAAATCAAGAAGCGCGGCTGGGACATGAAGGACGTCGGCGCGATCGACGTGACCTACGAACAACTGCCGACCGCGCATGACCGCACCAGCGGCGCAACCGACGCACTG
The nucleotide sequence above comes from Paraburkholderia sp. FT54. Encoded proteins:
- a CDS encoding IclR family transcriptional regulator, whose translation is MNKAMPTRAASESEADLSPPVDHATSATPPLPSAPAAKAARANASLHPAPVDGIALPSTLLDITPQQAGTQTLLRGLAILEAAAAGVRDLRTFGAALGTTRSTTHRLVSSLVQARYLRQVQGGYLLGPKLIELGTIALEQMPLTAVARQHLESLAEQTLDTIHLGVRDGDDVLYIDKIPGTRGLEMRSRVGHRMPLASTGIGKAMMLDLTPDVWQSLFDASRRALASVSFKPDNRPDAQTFMQRMTNYAAGGYTFDLEENEASIRCVAAPVRDASGAVVAALSVASTIPYMSLERMDELIPVVQREARAISEELGWRTPQPATRRIKR
- a CDS encoding 2-dehydro-3-deoxygalactonokinase, translated to MKRAGSPTPAASHATAVAVDASHEHAALIALDWGTTSLRAYLYDASGNVLATRASTAGIMNLPRSAEQGGFDAAFDDACGAWLEHAPAAPVIAAGMVGSAQGWLEAPYVDTPASADALVAGIVRVKAACGVMLHIVPGVLQRGELPNVMRGEETQIFGALAEDSNAATASNAAHATSNARAAGSTDSTAVTADSGKRSLIGLPGTHAKWAVVQADRIERFHTFMTGEVFAALREHTILGRTMLTPDRPDTVAFLHGVNIAREKGQAGVLATVFSSRTLGLTGQLSREQQPDYLSGLLIGHELAGLDAVLAQQRSALAGQSLRLIGNEALCERYRIALAQFGCTQAELVKHATERGLWRVASQAGLVKPATHTARAG
- a CDS encoding 2-dehydro-3-deoxy-6-phosphogalactonate aldolase; the protein is MQPHINLPAPYMPHAGLIAAFEACPLIAIMRGVTPADAAEHGQALYEAGFRIVEVPLNSPQPFDSIAAIRKVLPADAIVGAGTVLHPSFVSDVKSAGGELIVMPHSDPEVVSAAKAQGMACAPGVATPTEAFIALKNGADVLKMFPAEQLGCQVVKAWRAVIAAQVPLVPVGGITPDNMGPFLSAGANGFGLGSALYKPGQSAAVTASHAKAFINGLRIARAGVKK
- a CDS encoding SDR family oxidoreductase, with the protein product MKRLAGKVALVTGAGRGIGSAIAHAFAREGAAVVLAELDLDTAQQTAEHIKAQTGARVLAVHTDVTQAASVQHAVSEAERAFGALDVLVNNAGINVFCDPLTMTDGDWRRCFAVDLDGVWNGCRAALPGMVERGAGSIVNIASTHSFKIIPGCFPYPVAKHGVIGLTRALGIEYAPRNVRVNAIAPGYIETQLTHDWWNEQADPAAAQQATLDLQPMKRIGRPEEVAMTAVFLASDEAPFINATCITVDGGRSALYHD
- a CDS encoding arabinose ABC transporter substrate-binding protein translates to MKRRIFLTLAAAATGVLFNAPVAQAADPVKIGFLVKQPEEPWFQDEWKFAEIAAKEKGFTLVKIGAPSGEKVMSAIDNLSAQKAQGFVICTPDVKLGPGIVAKAKADGLKMMTVDDRLVDGAGKPIASVPHMGISAYNIGKQVGDGLAAEIKKRGWDMKDVGAIDVTYEQLPTAHDRTSGATDALIAAGFPKANIIAAPQAKTDTENAFNAANIALTKNPNFKHWIAYGLNDEAVLGAVRAAEGRGFKADNMIGIGIGGSDSALNEFKKPSPTGFYGTVIISPKRHGEETSTLMYDWITQGKAPPALTLTTGMLATRDNVADVRQKMGLAAN